The following are encoded together in the Cynocephalus volans isolate mCynVol1 chromosome 4, mCynVol1.pri, whole genome shotgun sequence genome:
- the CXCR5 gene encoding C-X-C chemokine receptor type 5, whose protein sequence is MNYPLTLDMEFMEELYKEFPNYTESTDTSGIESHICSTVEGPLLTSFKAVFMPVAYTFIFLLGLMGNILVLVILERHRQTRSSTETFLFHLALADLLLVFILPFAVAEGSVGWVLGIFLCKTVIALHKINFYCSSLLLACIAVDRYLAIVHAVHAYRHRRLLSIHITCATIWLAGFLFALPEILFAKVSQPHHNDSLPRCTFSQENQAEANAWFISRFLYHIGGFLLPMLVMGWCYVGVVHRLCQAQRRPQRQKAVRVAILVTSIFFLCWSPYHIVIFLDTLARLKTVDNSCELNGYLPVAITVSEFLGLAHCCLNPMLYTFAGVKFRSDLSRLLTKLGCAGPASLCQLFPSWRKSSLSESENATSLTTF, encoded by the exons ATGAACTACCCCTTAACCCTGGACATGGAATTCATGGAGGAACTG TACAAGGAATTCCCCAACTACACGGAAAGCACAGACACCTCCGGGATAGAGAGTCACATCTGCTCCACAGTTGAGGGGCCTCTACTGACCTCCTTCAAGGCTGTGTTCATGCCTGTGGCCTATACCTTCATCTTCCTCCTGGGTCTGATGGGCAACATCCTGGTGCTGGTGATCCTGGAGCGGCACCGGCAGACACGCAGCTCCACTGAGACTTTCCTGTTCCACCTGGCCTTGGCCGACCTCCTCCTGGTCTTCATCCTGCCCTTTGCTGTGGCTGAGGGCTCTGTGGGCTGGGTCCTGGGCATCTTCCTCTGCAAAACTGTGATCGCTTTGCACAAGATCAACTTCTACTGCAGCAGCCTGCTCCTGGCCTGCATTGCTGTGGACCGCTACCTGGCCATCGTCCATGCAGTCCACGCCTACCGCCACCGCCGCCTCCTCTCCATCCACATTACTTGTGCCACCATCTGGCTTGCAGGCTTCCTCTTCGCTTTGCCAGAGATTCTCTTTGCCAAGGTCAGCCAACCCCATCACAATGACTCCCTGCCACGCTGCACCTTCTCCCAAGAAAACCAAGCGGAAGCCAATGCCTGGTTCATCTCCCGCTTCCTCTACCACATCGGGGGATTCCTGCTGCCAATGCTGGTGATGGGCTGGTGCTACGTGGGGGTGGTACACAGGCTGTGCCAGGCCCAGCGGCGCCCCCAGCGGCAGAAGGCAGTCCGGGTGGCCATCCTGGTGACAAGCATCTTCTTTCTCTGCTGGTCACCCTACCACATCGTCATCTTCCTGGACACCCTGGCGAGACTGAAGACTGTGGACAACAGCTGCGAACTGAACGGCTATCTCCCCGTGGCCATCACCGTGAGTGAGTTCCTGGGCCTGGCTCACTGCTGCCTCAATCCCATGCTCTACACTTTTGCCGGCGTGAAGTTCCGCAGTGACCTGTCTCGGCTTCTGACCAAGCTGGGCTGTGCCGGCCCTGCCTCCCTGTGCCAGCTCTTCCCTAGTTGGCGCAAGAGCAGCCTCTCTGAGTCAGAGAATGCCACCTCCCTCACCACCTTTTAG